One region of Bacillus zhangzhouensis genomic DNA includes:
- the spoVT gene encoding stage V sporulation protein T — protein MKATGIVRRIDDLGRVVIPKEIRRTLRIREGDPLEIFVDRDGEVILKKYSPISELGDFAKEYADALFDSLGHSILICDRDTFIAVSGSSKKEYLNKSISDLLEQTMDQRNSVLEESKKEIQLVDGIDDDVSSYTIAPIVANGDPIGAVILFSKERSMGEVEHKAAETAAGFLARQMEH, from the coding sequence ATGAAAGCAACTGGAATTGTACGCCGCATCGATGATCTAGGTAGAGTGGTTATTCCGAAGGAGATTCGCAGAACATTGCGCATCCGGGAAGGAGATCCGCTTGAGATTTTCGTCGACCGCGATGGAGAAGTGATTTTGAAGAAGTATTCGCCGATTAGTGAGCTGGGAGACTTTGCGAAGGAATATGCTGATGCATTATTCGACAGTTTGGGTCATTCCATCCTGATCTGTGATCGAGATACGTTTATTGCTGTATCCGGCAGTTCGAAAAAAGAGTACTTAAACAAATCCATCAGTGATTTACTTGAACAAACAATGGATCAGCGTAATTCTGTGTTAGAAGAAAGCAAAAAGGAAATTCAACTTGTCGATGGTATCGATGATGACGTATCTTCTTATACCATTGCACCTATTGTTGCAAACGGAGATCCAATTGGCGCTGTCATTTTATTTTCTAAAGAGCGTTCAATGGGAGAAGTGGAGCATAAAGCGGCAGAAACGGCAGCTGGCTTCTTAGCCCGTCAAATGGAACATTAG